Proteins from a single region of Hordeum vulgare subsp. vulgare chromosome 6H, MorexV3_pseudomolecules_assembly, whole genome shotgun sequence:
- the LOC123402433 gene encoding gamma-glutamyl peptidase 5-like — MKVAAAEGGRRYALLLAVNDSDYARKAHGGYRNVFLRALRSGDPDEAWDCYRVIDGEFPAAEELGLYDGFVVSGSPHDAHGDGAPCWVRRLCLLLRTVHAMGKRVLGVCFGHQALCRALGGRVGRSSSGWDVGVKEVTFVDDIEWPFEFFPLEPQPPRRASIIEVHQDEVWEVPPGGKVLAYSHKTRVEMFAVGDNALGIQGHPEYTNDILLNLTNRLVNNNTIGGCVGEEARRTAESGEPDREFWTGLCKAFLRGTGCDRAPRPPLQGPAAPELSCSHHVAHFPPTAAPIGL, encoded by the exons atgaaggtggcggcggcggaagggGGCAGGCGGTACGCGCTGCTGCTAGCGGTGAACGACTCGGACTACGCCAGGAAGGCGCACGGCGGGTACCGAAACGTGTTCCTCCGCGCCCTCCGCTCCGGCGACCCCGACGAGGCGTGGGACTGCTACCGTGTGATCGACGGCGAGTTCCCGGCGGCGGAGGAGCTGGGCCTGTACGACGGCTTCGTGGTGAGCGGCAGCCCGCACGACGCCCACGGCGACGGCGCCCCATGCTGGGTCCgccgcctctgcctcctcctccggaCCGTCCACGCCATGGGGAAGCGCGTCCTCGGCGTCTGCTTCGGCCACCAGGCCCTGTGCCGCGCGCTGGGCGGGAGGGTTGGCAGGTCGTCCAGCGGCTGGGACGTCGGGGTGAAGGAGGTGACCTTCGTGGACGATATTGAATGGCCGTTCGAGTTCTTTCCCCTGGAGCCACAGCCACCCCGGAGGGCCTCCATCATCGAGGTTCACCAAGATGAG GTGTGGGAGGTACCACCGGGTGGAAAGGTGCTGGCCTACTCCCACAAGACGCGTGTGGAGATGTTCGCCGTCGGCGACAATGCCCTCGGCATCCAGGGCCACCCGGAGTACACGAACGACATCCTGCTGAACCTCACCAACCGCCTcgtcaacaacaacaccatcggtgGGTGCGTGGGCGAGGAGGCGCGGAGGACGGCGGAGAGCGGCGAGCCGGACCGCGAGTTCTGGACGGGGCTCTGCAAGGCCTTCCTGAGGGGAACAGGATGCgaccgcgcccccaggccgccgcTGCAAGGACCGGCGGCGCCCGAGCTTAGCTGCAGCCACCACGTCGCTCACTTCCCTCCCACCGCCGCCCCGATTGGCTTGTAG